A DNA window from Paenibacillus sp. HWE-109 contains the following coding sequences:
- the nirB gene encoding nitrite reductase large subunit NirB: protein MTQKEKLVLVGNGMAGVNAVEHLLKLTPDKYEVTIFGSEPHPNYNRILLSYVLSGDSKVEDIVIHPYEWYTNNHITLHTNQTVTQIDTTAQTVTSDKGLTVSYDKLILATGSNPFMIPMPGADKEGVMAYRTIRDCEIMIESAKKYKKAIVIGGGLLGLEAARGFLNLGMQVDVVHIVDTIMERQLDRTASKMLQAALEEQGINFLLAKQSAEIVGDKRVTGLKFKDGTVAEADLIVMAVGIRPNVELARNSGVECNPGIVVNDYLQTSVPNVYAVGECAMHRGIAYGLVAPLYEQGAVLAKHLAGVETGPYEGSILYTKLKVSGVDVFSGGKFVDAEGTKAIRIHDEFTGVYKKVVIQDNKIIGAVLFGDTADGTRLMQMIREETDVSAMAKTSILTDSSSGEGSASGVAEMKEDAIICGCNGVTKGTICSAIKEQGLTTVDEVKNCTTASRSCGGCKPLVSDLLAFTLGASYDKNAVKESICGCTDHTRDEVVEAIREKGLSHVREVMNVLSWHNEEGCSKCRPALNYYLGMVSPSTYQDDSTSRFVNERMHANIQKDGTYSVVPRIYGGVTNPTELKRIAEVAEQFKVPTVKFTGGQRLDLLGVKKEDLTAMWEALDMPSGYAYGKALRTVKTCVGETFCRFGTGDAMAVGIELEKRFERLNTPAKVKLAVSGCPRNCAESGIKDLGVVSVDGGWELYAGGNGGVKVRVGDLLTTVKTEQEIIEYTEAYLQYYRETGKYGERTSEWVHRLGVEHIRDVVENEEERKQLCTRMDLALSVTQDPWRQAIDSKKIQRDLYEVVEL from the coding sequence ATGACCCAAAAAGAGAAGTTAGTCTTGGTCGGCAATGGGATGGCAGGCGTTAATGCGGTTGAGCACTTATTGAAACTTACACCTGATAAATATGAGGTTACGATTTTTGGGAGCGAGCCGCATCCGAACTATAACCGAATTTTGTTGTCGTACGTACTTTCCGGTGATTCCAAAGTAGAAGATATCGTCATCCATCCTTACGAATGGTATACGAATAACCATATAACGCTGCATACGAACCAAACGGTTACACAGATCGACACAACCGCCCAAACGGTAACGAGTGACAAAGGCTTAACGGTTTCTTACGATAAATTGATTTTGGCAACAGGTTCCAATCCTTTTATGATTCCAATGCCTGGTGCGGATAAAGAAGGGGTCATGGCGTACCGGACCATCCGTGATTGCGAAATTATGATTGAGTCTGCGAAAAAGTATAAAAAAGCCATCGTAATCGGCGGCGGTTTGCTTGGACTAGAAGCTGCCCGCGGCTTTCTGAACCTAGGCATGCAGGTGGATGTCGTGCATATCGTAGATACGATTATGGAACGTCAACTGGACCGAACAGCTTCCAAAATGCTGCAAGCAGCTCTTGAGGAACAAGGCATCAACTTCCTGTTAGCAAAGCAATCGGCTGAGATCGTTGGCGACAAGCGGGTAACCGGTTTGAAATTTAAAGATGGCACGGTTGCCGAAGCCGATCTCATTGTGATGGCGGTCGGTATCCGTCCCAACGTTGAACTGGCCAGAAATTCCGGAGTGGAATGCAATCCGGGTATCGTTGTCAATGACTATTTGCAAACCAGTGTGCCCAATGTGTATGCCGTAGGCGAATGCGCGATGCACAGAGGAATCGCTTACGGCTTGGTAGCACCGCTGTATGAGCAAGGTGCGGTGCTCGCTAAACATTTGGCAGGCGTAGAAACAGGTCCATATGAAGGGTCGATTTTATATACGAAATTGAAAGTTTCCGGTGTTGATGTATTTTCTGGCGGAAAGTTTGTTGATGCGGAAGGCACCAAAGCGATTCGTATTCATGATGAATTCACAGGCGTTTATAAAAAAGTTGTCATTCAAGACAACAAAATCATCGGCGCCGTTCTTTTCGGGGACACAGCAGACGGTACGCGGCTTATGCAAATGATTAGGGAGGAAACCGATGTCAGCGCTATGGCCAAGACGTCGATTTTAACGGATTCCTCGAGCGGAGAGGGTAGCGCTTCAGGGGTTGCGGAGATGAAAGAGGACGCCATCATCTGTGGTTGCAACGGTGTAACCAAAGGCACGATCTGCTCAGCTATCAAGGAACAAGGTTTAACGACGGTCGATGAAGTGAAAAACTGTACGACAGCATCCCGCTCATGCGGCGGTTGCAAGCCGCTCGTCAGTGACCTGCTCGCGTTCACATTGGGGGCTTCCTATGATAAGAATGCCGTTAAAGAATCAATCTGCGGCTGTACAGATCATACGCGTGATGAGGTTGTTGAAGCGATTCGTGAAAAAGGATTATCCCATGTGCGTGAAGTGATGAACGTGCTTAGTTGGCATAATGAAGAGGGTTGTTCCAAATGCCGTCCGGCACTCAACTACTATTTGGGCATGGTGAGCCCTTCCACCTATCAGGATGACAGCACTTCAAGATTCGTCAATGAGCGAATGCACGCCAATATTCAAAAAGATGGCACGTATTCTGTTGTTCCACGGATTTATGGCGGTGTCACCAATCCAACCGAATTGAAACGGATTGCAGAAGTCGCGGAGCAATTCAAGGTTCCTACTGTGAAATTCACAGGCGGTCAACGTCTTGATTTGCTTGGCGTGAAGAAAGAAGATTTGACTGCCATGTGGGAAGCGTTGGATATGCCTTCCGGTTATGCTTACGGGAAAGCCCTGCGCACAGTGAAGACCTGCGTAGGTGAAACGTTCTGCCGATTCGGGACGGGTGATGCGATGGCTGTTGGCATAGAGTTGGAGAAACGGTTTGAGCGATTGAACACACCGGCCAAAGTGAAGTTAGCTGTGTCTGGGTGTCCTCGCAATTGCGCGGAATCAGGGATCAAAGATTTGGGTGTTGTTTCTGTAGATGGCGGCTGGGAGCTGTATGCCGGAGGCAATGGTGGAGTGAAAGTGCGCGTCGGCGACCTGTTGACTACCGTGAAAACCGAGCAAGAAATTATTGAGTATACAGAAGCTTACCTGCAATATTATCGTGAAACAGGCAAATATGGCGAGCGTACCAGTGAGTGGGTTCATCGATTAGGGGTCGAACATATCCGTGATGTGGTTGAGAATGAGGAAGAACGCAAGCAATTATGCACGCGTATGGACCTTGCGCTTTCCGTGACGCAAGATCCGTGGAGACAGGCGATCGATAGCAAAAAAATTCAACGCGATCTATATGAAGTTGTAGAACTGTAG